Part of the Ornithinimicrobium flavum genome, CTGGTCGCTCGAGGCGACGGCCCGCTGATGGCCCCCGTGCGGCAGCGCACCCTGGGATGGATCGGGGCCGGCCTGCTCGGCACGGCCCTGCTCGCCGCCGTCCTCGGCGGGGACCGCGACGAGCGGGTCCGGCCCGAGCTGGTCGCGGCCTACGTCGGTGCCGTGGAGCGACTGCCGCAGGAGGTGCCGGGGTGCGAGGGTCTGACCTGGCAGGTGCTCGCCGGCATCGGGAGGGTGGAGTCCGGGCACGCCCGCGGGAGCGAGGTCGACGCCGTGGGCCGCACCGACCCCCAGATCCTCGGTCCCCTCCTCGACGGCTCGGGTGCCGGGGGCAACACCACGCCGGTCGAGGACTCCGACCTGGG contains:
- a CDS encoding lytic transglycosylase domain-containing protein, whose translation is MAPVRQRTLGWIGAGLLGTALLAAVLGGDRDERVRPELVAAYVGAVERLPQEVPGCEGLTWQVLAGIGRVESGHARGSEVDAVGRTDPQILGPLLDGSGAGGNTTPVEDSDLGRLDGDTQFDRAVGPMQFIPTSWELYGRDASGDGVADPHNVHDAALSAAVHLCGFTPVDLSDRGELRRAVLRYNQSGRYADEVLEHADRYAERYGPDGTRLD